In Chloracidobacterium sp., one genomic interval encodes:
- a CDS encoding transposase has protein sequence MSIRVYSEINLHITWHTKDNLQMITTAMQPELYSYLKNKIVETEGAYFHSIGGIETHVHIAASVKPSLHLDEWIGQLKGGSSCAMGKGLQWQHGYGIVSFGTKDLPWILDYIRNQEQHHKKGTIYDRLERIEE, from the coding sequence ATGTCGATCAGAGTTTATTCGGAGATAAATTTGCACATAACGTGGCATACAAAGGACAATCTGCAGATGATAACTACGGCGATGCAGCCTGAATTATATTCGTATCTTAAAAACAAGATCGTTGAAACCGAAGGCGCATATTTTCACAGTATCGGCGGAATTGAAACACACGTTCATATTGCGGCTTCGGTAAAGCCGTCTTTACATCTCGACGAATGGATCGGACAGCTAAAAGGCGGAAGTTCTTGCGCAATGGGCAAAGGTCTGCAATGGCAGCATGGATACGGCATTGTTTCATTCGGAACAAAGGATCTGCCGTGGATATTGGACTATATACGTAATCAGGAACAGCACCATAAAAAGGGAACGATCTACGACCGATTGGAACGGATTGAAGAATGA